Proteins from a single region of Paraglaciecola sp. T6c:
- a CDS encoding sensor domain-containing diguanylate cyclase: MAINTLFHSVLTQRAAIQLMSVTCILLFLVTVFSIKLQTPESLTNSQLTVLTDTQQQYKINTLPDANSHQWKAVDGFELGLPMSDTPHWLSFTIPNLRSNEHWLLELNNGLIDHISVWFIEEGELLDHYQTGDTLPFASRSMPYETFMFSIPKFDENLRVVMRLSSDGTLQVPIHLWAESAFLVFNGEHSILIGLFFGILFAMGISNLFFFVISRQPVFLLYAGYVFSFALLLAAMQGIGYKYIWSDSPWMQKHSVSIWANATVFYAIVFTNILLDIKSISLRLHKILNGLAILFALSLIAGLFIPKSWFLEPFLFALCGISLFIYAVGIWCWYKQVHLARFYTLAWTSLLVSSLIACLDHLNVLTLSISSNYLLMLGVIIETFLLALMLALSVNHQRRQLFRAQREALRKERDMRAVQDEVLEQQNNAQEELEYSVQERTLELEIALRELSEINRELEEKNTLDALTGIRNRRYFDKKYLAEVRRSRRERTELVVAMIDIDHFKRVNDEHGHLVGDECIKFVAERLKKALKRPSDDVCRYGGEEFSVILPSTDIKGAQDLLEQLRLDIQDTPVYSAGVVVNLTVSIGLASAIMDPQQSEDVLIGFADQLLYQAKNNGRNCIVAQQLPTSE, translated from the coding sequence GTGGCAATAAACACATTATTTCACAGCGTGCTGACTCAACGTGCTGCCATTCAGCTGATGTCAGTTACCTGTATTTTACTTTTTTTGGTCACGGTTTTTTCAATTAAGCTGCAAACACCAGAGTCACTGACGAATAGCCAATTAACTGTTCTCACCGATACTCAACAGCAATACAAAATCAATACACTGCCAGATGCAAACAGCCATCAATGGAAGGCAGTTGATGGTTTTGAGCTTGGCCTGCCCATGTCAGACACGCCCCATTGGCTGAGTTTTACGATTCCCAATTTACGCTCCAATGAACATTGGTTACTTGAGTTGAACAATGGACTTATTGATCACATCTCTGTGTGGTTTATTGAAGAAGGCGAACTTCTCGATCATTATCAAACGGGCGACACTCTGCCATTTGCATCTCGCAGTATGCCCTACGAAACGTTCATGTTTTCCATCCCTAAATTTGATGAAAACTTACGTGTTGTTATGCGACTTAGCAGTGATGGTACGTTACAGGTGCCAATCCATCTTTGGGCCGAGTCTGCGTTTTTAGTATTCAATGGTGAGCACAGCATCCTGATAGGGCTTTTCTTTGGCATCTTGTTCGCCATGGGGATCAGTAACTTGTTTTTCTTCGTGATCAGCCGCCAGCCTGTGTTTTTACTTTATGCAGGTTATGTATTCAGCTTTGCGCTGCTACTCGCTGCGATGCAAGGCATTGGGTACAAGTATATTTGGTCCGACAGCCCATGGATGCAAAAACACAGTGTGTCTATCTGGGCCAATGCCACGGTCTTTTACGCGATCGTATTTACCAATATTCTGTTAGATATCAAAAGTATCAGCCTGCGCTTGCACAAAATTTTAAATGGGTTGGCCATTTTATTTGCTCTGAGCTTAATCGCGGGCTTGTTTATTCCCAAATCATGGTTTTTGGAACCCTTCTTATTTGCACTTTGCGGGATAAGTTTGTTCATATACGCAGTCGGTATTTGGTGTTGGTATAAGCAAGTCCATTTAGCGCGCTTTTACACACTAGCTTGGACATCACTGTTGGTCAGCTCCTTGATTGCCTGTCTTGACCACCTCAATGTGCTGACCCTGTCTATTTCATCTAACTACTTGCTGATGCTAGGTGTCATCATTGAAACTTTCTTATTGGCTCTCATGCTAGCTTTGAGCGTTAATCACCAGCGCCGTCAGTTGTTTAGAGCTCAGCGGGAAGCATTGCGTAAAGAACGAGATATGCGTGCAGTGCAAGACGAAGTGCTCGAGCAGCAAAACAACGCCCAAGAAGAATTGGAGTATAGCGTGCAAGAGCGCACGTTAGAGTTAGAGATAGCCCTTAGGGAGTTATCAGAAATTAACCGCGAACTAGAAGAAAAGAACACGTTAGACGCGTTAACGGGTATTCGTAACCGGCGCTATTTTGATAAGAAATATTTAGCGGAAGTGCGCCGAAGCCGCCGTGAGCGCACCGAACTAGTTGTGGCTATGATTGATATTGATCACTTTAAGCGCGTGAACGATGAGCATGGCCATCTAGTAGGAGATGAATGTATTAAGTTTGTCGCCGAGCGCTTGAAAAAAGCCCTTAAGCGCCCCAGTGATGATGTATGTCGCTATGGGGGAGAAGAGTTCTCTGTCATCTTGCCAAGCACCGATATTAAAGGCGCTCAGGACTTACTCGAGCAGTTAAGGCTAGATATTCAAGACACCCCCGTTTATAGCGCGGGTGTGGTTGTTAATTTAACTGTGAGTATTGGCTTAGCCAGCGCCATCATGGACCCCCAGCAGAGTGAAGATGTGTTAATCGGCTTTGCGGATCAATTACTTTACCAAGCTAAAAATAACGGACGAAATTGCATCGTGGCGCAGCAGCTGCCGACCTCTGAATAG
- a CDS encoding TatD family hydrolase — MQWFDVGVNVPSDVTTLPSMLERAANANVAKIMLTGTDISISQQASALAKAHPGQVFSTAGIHPHYAQHAAIDYRQQIKALAEQPQVLAIGECGLDFNRDFSPRDIQLAVFEAQLVIACETGLPVFLHERDAFDAQYKLLHQYRKQLSGALVHCFTGNTEQMQAYLELGCYIGITGWVTDEKRGGDLREAVKHLPIERLILETDAPYLKPKKLGSDKITGVKQNEPCYLPAIAKALTALMNTPLTALADASLRNSHDLLAIG; from the coding sequence ATGCAATGGTTTGACGTTGGCGTAAACGTACCTAGCGATGTCACTACCTTGCCCTCTATGCTTGAGCGCGCAGCTAACGCCAACGTCGCAAAAATAATGCTTACGGGCACCGATATAAGCATCAGCCAACAAGCCTCAGCGCTTGCTAAAGCGCATCCTGGGCAAGTATTTAGCACTGCGGGTATTCACCCTCATTATGCACAGCACGCCGCTATTGATTACCGACAGCAGATCAAAGCCCTTGCTGAGCAACCTCAAGTGTTAGCGATTGGAGAATGCGGCCTTGATTTCAATCGTGATTTCTCACCACGAGATATCCAACTCGCGGTATTTGAAGCGCAGCTTGTTATCGCTTGCGAAACCGGCCTTCCGGTTTTTTTACACGAGCGTGATGCGTTTGACGCCCAGTATAAATTACTACACCAATACCGTAAGCAATTAAGCGGCGCGCTAGTGCATTGTTTTACGGGTAATACTGAGCAAATGCAGGCGTACCTTGAGCTAGGTTGCTATATTGGTATCACGGGTTGGGTGACCGATGAAAAACGTGGCGGTGATTTAAGAGAAGCCGTCAAGCATCTGCCAATAGAGCGCCTCATATTGGAAACTGACGCTCCCTATCTGAAACCTAAAAAACTGGGTAGCGACAAGATCACTGGTGTTAAACAGAATGAACCTTGCTATTTACCCGCTATTGCCAAAGCGCTAACGGCGTTAATGAATACACCGTTAACTGCACTGGCTGACGCTAGTTTGCGCAACAGCCACGACTTACTGGCTATAGGTTAA
- the tatB gene encoding Sec-independent protein translocase protein TatB — MFDIGFLELLVIGVVALLVLGPERLPGAIRSTMRTVRSVKSMATGFRQEVEQQFKIHELHENLKKAEQQGLENLSPELQKSVDELRDAAKSVQKPYEKK; from the coding sequence ATGTTTGATATTGGCTTTCTCGAATTACTCGTTATTGGCGTGGTAGCTCTTTTGGTGCTGGGCCCTGAGCGTTTGCCTGGCGCAATTCGCTCGACCATGCGCACTGTGCGCAGTGTTAAAAGCATGGCCACGGGATTTCGGCAAGAAGTGGAACAGCAGTTTAAAATTCACGAATTACACGAAAACCTGAAAAAAGCTGAGCAACAAGGTTTAGAGAATCTATCACCTGAATTGCAAAAATCCGTAGATGAACTGCGAGACGCAGCGAAGTCTGTTCAGAAACCATACGAAAAAAAGTAG
- the tatC gene encoding twin-arginine translocase subunit TatC — translation MSDPNSLIAHLIELRGRVLKAVLSVFVVFLCLVYFAQDLYHWLATPLLDTLPDQAEMIATDVASPFFAPFKLTLVLSFFIAIPVVLYQIWAFIAPGLYRNEKRLVAPLLFSSTLLFYSGMAFAYYVVFPLAFAFFTGVAPEGVTINTDISSYLDFVLKIFFAFGLSFEIPVAIVLMCWTGVSTPDSLRAKRPYVIVGVFTLGMLLTPPDIISQTLLAIPMWILFEVGILVGSMYVKRKEHADDDEHSDEPTEMRKEEQTEQEKKEQEQS, via the coding sequence ATGTCAGATCCAAATAGCTTAATTGCCCACCTAATCGAATTACGTGGCAGAGTGTTAAAAGCAGTATTGAGTGTGTTTGTGGTGTTTTTGTGCTTGGTCTATTTCGCCCAAGACCTATACCACTGGCTCGCGACCCCTCTGCTTGACACCTTGCCAGATCAAGCAGAAATGATTGCCACGGACGTTGCATCACCCTTTTTTGCACCGTTTAAACTGACCTTGGTGTTGTCGTTTTTTATCGCAATCCCTGTTGTGCTGTATCAAATTTGGGCCTTTATAGCCCCCGGTTTATACCGTAATGAAAAACGTTTAGTGGCGCCTCTGTTGTTTTCCAGCACCTTGTTGTTCTATTCGGGTATGGCGTTCGCCTATTATGTGGTGTTCCCTCTTGCTTTTGCTTTCTTCACTGGTGTCGCCCCTGAGGGCGTGACAATTAACACTGATATCAGCAGTTATTTAGATTTTGTGTTGAAGATCTTTTTTGCCTTCGGTTTATCGTTTGAAATCCCCGTGGCAATCGTCTTGATGTGCTGGACGGGTGTCAGCACTCCAGATTCATTGCGAGCAAAGCGGCCTTACGTCATTGTCGGTGTGTTTACGTTAGGTATGCTGCTGACTCCGCCTGACATCATTTCGCAAACATTACTGGCGATACCCATGTGGATATTGTTTGAAGTCGGCATTTTAGTCGGCAGCATGTACGTCAAACGCAAAGAACACGCTGACGATGACGAGCACAGCGACGAGCCGACTGAAATGCGAAAAGAAGAACAGACAGAGCAAGAAAAGAAGGAACAGGAACAATCATGA
- the tatA gene encoding twin-arginine translocase TatA/TatE family subunit, producing MFGISPMQLIIILVIVVLLFGTKKLRNMGGDLGSAVKGFKKAVSDDDKDADFKADEKVEDNSKANDQTVQQNVKSESDTKAKSE from the coding sequence ATGTTCGGTATTAGCCCAATGCAGTTAATCATTATTTTAGTGATCGTCGTTTTACTTTTTGGCACTAAAAAACTTCGTAATATGGGCGGAGACTTAGGCTCTGCGGTAAAAGGTTTTAAGAAAGCCGTATCAGATGATGACAAGGACGCAGACTTTAAAGCTGATGAGAAAGTCGAAGATAACAGCAAAGCAAATGACCAGACTGTACAACAGAATGTCAAAAGTGAATCAGACACTAAGGCTAAAAGTGAGTAA